In Cyprinus carpio isolate SPL01 chromosome A1, ASM1834038v1, whole genome shotgun sequence, the following proteins share a genomic window:
- the LOC122136006 gene encoding dCTP pyrophosphatase 1-like → MTSSTSWWREIHAWSSVSTSGLAFRSFTLQMALQQNGTGSEHNGETSSRDPSTDGNGEIQHERAERFAFTAEPTLEDIRRMQAEFTDERNWNQYHQPRNLLLALVGEVGEAAELFQWRGEVAEGLPDWSEPEREHLAQELSNVLIYLVELAEKCHVDLPQAVLRKVALNRLKYPASKVHGSAKKYTEYTD, encoded by the coding sequence ATGACGTCATCCACAAGCTGGTGGCGGGAGATTCACGCATGGTCATCTGTGAGCACTTCAGGACTCGCTTTTCGCTCGTTTACGTTACAGATGGCACTGCAGCAAAACGGGACCGGGTCCGAACACAACGGAGAGACTTCAAGCCGTGACCCATCGACGGATGGAAACGGAGAAATCCAGCATGAACGGGCCGAGCGCTTCGCTTTCACCGCCGAGCCCACGCTGGAAGATATCCGCCGCATGCAGGCGGAGTTCACGGACGAGAGGAACTGGAACCAGTACCACCAGCCGCGGAACCTGCTGCTGGCGCTGGTCGGGGAGGTCGGGGAGGCGGCGGAGCTCTTCCAGTGGCGCGGGGAGGTGGCGGAGGGTCTGCCGGACTGGAGCGAGCCGGAACGGGAGCACCTGGCCCAGGAACTCAGCAACGTGTTGATCTACCTCGTTGAACTGGCTGAAAAGTGCCACGTTGATCTACCGCAAGCTGTTCTCCGCAAAGTGGCCCTCAACCGACTCAAGTACCCAGCCAGCAAAGTTCACGGATCCGCCAAGAAATACACGGAATACACGGACTGA